From the genome of Vicia villosa cultivar HV-30 ecotype Madison, WI linkage group LG2, Vvil1.0, whole genome shotgun sequence, one region includes:
- the LOC131651545 gene encoding multiple organellar RNA editing factor 1, mitochondrial-like — MDFLKDNKPSPEEMCEEAKKKIYACSTTTYTGFQAVVTEEESKKFERDQYIDGTIIHRPPPIQYGRNQGGRRDFNRQGQGNPSYNNQGARNFRPSQNYPPRQGSQGYPSQQSHGQTSQGYPPQQNYSPPRNIDQAPQNYHQQQMFGSAPPQQSFGSPGQGERRNYAPQQNFGPPGQGDRRNFAPQQNFRPPGQGEGRNYAPRQNFRPPGQGERGNFAPQQNFGPPGQGDRRNFAPLQNFGPPGQGERRNFAPQQNFGPPGQGERRDSVPSEGGWDFKPSYMEEFEQANKGNQHPNEQSGSQQRFPPPGPGNFTGEGRY, encoded by the exons ATGGATTTTCTGAAAGATAACAAGCCTTCACCCGAAGAAATG TGTGAAGAGGCAAAGAAGAAAATTTACGCTTGCAGCACAACCACTTACACTGGCTTTCAGGCTGTGGTCACCGAAGAAGAGTCCAAGAAATTTGAAA GAGACCAGTACATTGATGGAACCATCATCCATCGGCCTCCGCCCATACAATACGGGAGAAACCAAGGAGGAAGACGAGACTTTAATCGACAAGGACAAGGGAATCCCTCTTACAATAATCAGGGTGCAAGGAACTTCAGACCTTCACAAAACTATCCGCCCCGACAAGGATCACAAGGATATCCATCCCAACAGAGTCATGGTCAAACATCGCAAGGATATCCACCCCAACAAAATTATTCACCCCCACGTAACATTGATCAAGCACCACAGAATTACCACCAACAGCAAATGTTTGGTTCTGCTCCACCACAACAGAGCTTTGGATCTCCAGGACAAGGAGAAAGAAGAAATTATGCACCACAACAGAACTTCGGACCACCAGGGCAAGGAGATAGAAGAAATTTTGCTCCACAACAGAACTTTAGACCACCGGGACAAGGAGAAGGAAGAAATTATGCGCCACGACAGAATTTCAGACCTCCAGGACAAGGAGAAAGAGGAAATTTTGCGCCACAGCAGAACTTTGGACCACCAGGGCAAGGAGATAGAAGAAATTTTGCACCTCTACAGAACTTCGGACCACCAGGACAAGGAGAAAGAAGAAATTTTGCTCCACAACAGAACTTCGGGCCACCAGGACAAGGAGAAAGAAGAGACTCTGTGCCTAGTGAAGGTGGATGGGATTTCAAACCATCATATATGGAGGAATTTGAACAGGCCAATAAGGGGAATCAGCATCCCAATGAACAGTCAGGTTCCCAACAAAGATTTCCACCTCCTGGTCCTGGCAATTTTACTGGAGAG GGTAGATATTGA